From the Acidobacteriota bacterium genome, the window CGACGTCCGTCATGGGGCGGTCTCCTTGGAAAAGGGCGCGACGGGATGGCCCTTTCAATCGGTGCAGGGAACCTGACACCCGCTCGGGTCCGTCGGCCCCTTGGCGGGCTCCACCCCGCCGGCCTCCAGGCGGTCCAGGGCCTCCCGGCAGGTGGCCGAAACGCAGGTGGCGACGTGGACTCCGCTGTTCTGAAGAATCTGGAAAGACTCGCTGCCGATCTCTCCCGTAGCGACCCACGCCACGCCGAGTCCGGCGAGCATTTCGGCGGTCTTGGCGCCGGCGCCGAGGCCGAGGGAGGCGAAGGCCCGGTTGTCGATGATGCGCACGAGGCGCGTGTCCGTGTCGGCCAGGAAGACGTAGTGGGAGCGGCCGAACCGCTTCGATACGGGCCCGTCCAGGCTCTTGTCCATGGAGGTCACGGCGATGCGCAAAGCGGTCCCCCCTATCCAGGCGTTGGCCATTTTAGCGCATGGTCCGAGCCCGAAAAAGGGCGCCGGAAAGTCCAGGATTCAGGATGGGTCCGCGCCCTCGTCCGGCTGGCCGATTTCTCGGGCCTTGCCGAGTCGGTCGGCCAGTTTCTGGAGATCCTGCGCGGCGCGCTCGAAGCCCTTCGACGCGTTTCCGAGGTGCGTGCCCAGCGTCGCGAAGTCGCGCTGGAAGGCCCCCATGTCCCGGTCCAGGGAGCCCAGGAGAGCGAGGACCTCGCGGGCGTTCCGTTCCACGGCGACGGCCCTCAACCCCA encodes:
- a CDS encoding NifB/NifX family molybdenum-iron cluster-binding protein translates to MRIAVTSMDKSLDGPVSKRFGRSHYVFLADTDTRLVRIIDNRAFASLGLGAGAKTAEMLAGLGVAWVATGEIGSESFQILQNSGVHVATCVSATCREALDRLEAGGVEPAKGPTDPSGCQVPCTD